From Variimorphobacter saccharofermentans, one genomic window encodes:
- a CDS encoding ABC transporter ATP-binding protein gives MPLLEVKNLSKSYANVDALIKMDISVNVGEIVALIGKNGAGKTTLLNCIAGNIYPTGGNILYKGETLLQKESKLNEFGILIEPTFIPYMNAADNLSILLKAAGVKSVKKNVEDILKLVGLENKKKEKTKAFSFGMCQRLGLAQALLNEPQFLILDEPFVGLDPTGKAILKNIILQKAREEKVGILFSSHDLEDVEEICDRVVLIENGRKKYDGVMDYDKKYILKCDKNIDEDTKRILLNCNIKGKEVIVDHAKELGIIFKKLDEVGINVIDLEIKQRSLYDFFKQEGGE, from the coding sequence ATGCCTTTATTAGAAGTAAAAAACTTAAGTAAATCATATGCGAATGTAGATGCTTTAATAAAGATGGATATTTCTGTCAATGTTGGAGAGATTGTTGCTTTAATAGGCAAAAATGGAGCAGGGAAAACAACACTTTTAAATTGTATTGCGGGTAACATCTATCCAACGGGTGGGAACATCTTATATAAAGGAGAAACTTTGCTGCAAAAAGAATCCAAATTAAATGAATTTGGAATATTGATTGAACCAACATTTATACCATATATGAATGCGGCTGACAATTTAAGTATCTTATTAAAAGCCGCTGGAGTAAAAAGTGTAAAAAAGAATGTAGAAGATATACTGAAACTAGTAGGACTGGAAAATAAGAAAAAAGAAAAAACAAAGGCGTTCTCTTTTGGAATGTGCCAGAGGCTAGGTTTAGCACAAGCATTACTAAATGAACCTCAGTTTCTAATTCTTGACGAACCATTTGTAGGATTAGATCCAACAGGAAAAGCAATTTTGAAAAACATAATTTTACAGAAAGCTCGAGAAGAAAAAGTTGGAATACTTTTTTCAAGTCATGATTTAGAAGATGTGGAAGAGATTTGTGACCGTGTTGTTTTGATTGAGAATGGTAGGAAGAAATATGATGGAGTAATGGACTATGATAAAAAGTATATTTTGAAATGTGATAAAAATATCGACGAAGATACAAAACGAATCCTACTTAACTGTAATATAAAGGGAAAAGAGGTCATTGTTGATCATGCTAAGGAGTTGGGTATTATTTTTAAAAAGCTAGATGAAGTTGGAATTAATGTGATTGACTTGGAAATCAAGCAAAGATCCCTATATGATTTCTTTAAGCAGGAAGGCGGTGAGTAG
- a CDS encoding ABC transporter permease, giving the protein MSSVKTSTLLIIKIEIIKFLKRKDIIAILGIVAIGFIYALRMDETYVGTKNQSAIFWVVLQLLNTTALFIGPVIMSFIGTQMLSSEIDNNSILLFNSRYRNREKMYYGKSISLVIISTLIFLISVGVLFIIYFFVIPDSNTIYVTGKVFGNNTPDLVCTLFMIYVYTFFFFPQLSLFLGVRFKPMITIVLSFCVTLFCNNVATFSIIKYFNPMTYVVRLADKVSTTTDIVNVNNSERLFYVIGQLTLSLALCLMFDILGAKRFKEKDL; this is encoded by the coding sequence GTGAGTAGTGTGAAAACGTCCACTTTACTAATTATAAAAATTGAAATCATAAAATTTTTAAAGAGAAAAGATATAATAGCTATACTTGGGATTGTGGCTATTGGCTTTATATATGCTTTGAGAATGGATGAAACCTATGTTGGTACGAAAAATCAAAGTGCAATATTCTGGGTGGTACTTCAACTATTAAATACAACAGCACTTTTTATCGGGCCTGTCATTATGTCATTTATTGGAACGCAAATGTTATCTAGTGAGATTGATAATAATAGCATTTTGCTATTTAACTCAAGATATCGAAATAGGGAGAAGATGTACTATGGGAAGAGTATTTCTCTTGTAATCATTAGTACATTAATATTTTTAATCAGTGTTGGAGTATTATTTATAATATATTTTTTTGTGATTCCTGATAGTAACACAATTTATGTGACTGGAAAAGTATTTGGTAATAATACACCGGATTTGGTTTGTACATTATTTATGATATATGTCTATACATTTTTTTTCTTTCCTCAATTGTCATTGTTTTTAGGAGTAAGATTTAAGCCAATGATTACGATTGTTTTGTCATTTTGTGTCACATTGTTTTGCAATAATGTAGCGACATTCTCGATAATAAAATATTTTAATCCAATGACATATGTAGTACGCTTAGCAGATAAGGTGTCTACAACTACCGATATTGTTAATGTGAATAATTCAGAGAGACTGTTTTATGTTATAGGACAATTAACACTATCCCTAGCGCTTTGTTTGATGTTTGATATCTTAGGAGCAAAAAGGTTTAAAGAAAAGGATTTATAA
- a CDS encoding CPBP family intramembrane glutamic endopeptidase produces the protein MIKVKNSLQFIGIVILGMVGVIICSLIITNVMNVFGIAASSMGMILLTWSAMLIGFGIIPTFLLRRKYSITKLEVGFGPISVLEIIICLFIIGITFLYIVIGRNITNVILFTIAIFQNIGVAIFEEYFSKGILFFIAKKITSNKVIIVLICSCVFAFVLHSSDSFMTNLEYRLPMSVILGVCYLKTNNLYLPITLHLVNNLLATSLLK, from the coding sequence ATGATAAAAGTAAAAAATAGCCTTCAATTTATTGGAATCGTTATATTGGGGATGGTAGGGGTAATTATTTGTTCACTTATAATTACAAATGTTATGAATGTCTTTGGAATCGCAGCTTCAAGTATGGGAATGATTTTGCTGACTTGGAGTGCAATGTTGATTGGTTTTGGCATAATACCCACATTCCTATTGAGAAGAAAATATTCAATAACCAAATTAGAAGTGGGATTTGGTCCAATCAGTGTGCTTGAAATTATCATATGTTTATTTATTATTGGTATAACATTTTTGTATATTGTTATTGGCCGCAATATTACCAATGTAATACTTTTTACCATTGCAATATTTCAGAATATAGGAGTGGCAATTTTTGAAGAATATTTTTCAAAAGGAATACTATTCTTTATTGCCAAGAAAATTACAAGTAATAAAGTAATTATCGTACTAATATGTTCCTGTGTTTTTGCGTTTGTATTGCATAGCAGTGATAGTTTTATGACAAATTTGGAATATAGATTGCCTATGTCAGTGATTTTAGGAGTCTGTTACCTTAAAACAAATAATTTGTATCTACCAATAACACTTCATTTAGTAAATAACCTTTTGGCGACCTCGTTATTGAAGTAA
- a CDS encoding LytR/AlgR family response regulator transcription factor, which yields MRIAICDDSKENLAFIEEAVEKINVRDAEIDCFYSGDNLLSYLKKNKNFYYQIYLLDIEMPGTNGLDVAKEIREMDKRAIIVFVTLYSDYVFSSFEVQPFRFISKPVDYKKLEDVIQAAVNYIYTSKKYIFITVDKARIQLCCENIMYFEGDKRKVNVYAIDDVYAFYSRISDVESMVDNSWFVRIHVSYLINMDYVKAIYLDEIILNNGTHLPISKKYRKSVKMEYMKYTKWRMGL from the coding sequence ATGAGAATTGCTATTTGTGATGATAGTAAAGAAAACCTGGCATTTATTGAAGAAGCGGTAGAGAAAATAAATGTTAGGGATGCCGAGATAGATTGCTTCTATAGCGGAGACAATCTATTAAGTTATTTGAAGAAAAATAAAAATTTTTACTATCAGATATATTTGTTGGATATTGAGATGCCTGGGACTAATGGCCTTGATGTTGCAAAAGAAATACGAGAAATGGATAAAAGAGCGATTATTGTTTTTGTTACATTATACTCCGATTATGTTTTTAGTTCATTTGAAGTACAGCCGTTTAGATTTATAAGCAAACCAGTTGATTATAAAAAATTAGAAGATGTGATTCAGGCTGCTGTGAATTATATATATACCAGTAAGAAGTACATATTTATTACTGTGGATAAAGCAAGAATACAGTTATGCTGCGAGAATATTATGTATTTTGAGGGAGATAAAAGAAAGGTTAATGTTTATGCAATCGATGACGTGTATGCCTTTTATTCAAGAATATCCGATGTAGAAAGTATGGTAGATAATAGTTGGTTTGTAAGAATACATGTATCATATCTTATCAATATGGACTACGTTAAAGCAATATATCTGGATGAAATAATTCTTAATAATGGGACACATCTTCCTATAAGCAAGAAATATCGCAAGAGTGTAAAAATGGAGTATATGAAATATACTAAATGGAGGATGGGACTATGA
- a CDS encoding sensor histidine kinase, translating into MNWEASNIFLYFILNMFDLWVILRYFNRLMELIKLKKIILYCMYFLFLAFFTLLIKFELKYSNIVSIAAWSIMFLPTYKGKKRNKLVYSVLLLGFAGFSQMTMFIVSHSNTHTIYSYFIPHFIFFIIVEIGVRCQTIRGKILEPKLLALLISIPLFSFIAMPCMVLISEQINNVSLKEETTMLIPITVLILYMNIIVFYLYDTISSTFEVKRQKDEYEQQLIWQQNYYDSLAENQDAIRKIKHDMQNNLQVVSSLLIEKKVDEAGNYLKELLFEQAQVKNLIMTGNDAIDTVLNIKLSLAQKYSIKVEKDINIPAGLPIPYHHCVRLFGNLLDNAINALKDQEEIEKTIKWFMFFKGNALIIQISNLYKDKPVKYNRDSFLHGLGLDIVKTTTELYNGTFEVEDDGKNFTVNIMLYLDI; encoded by the coding sequence ATGAATTGGGAAGCATCAAATATATTTCTCTATTTTATTTTAAATATGTTTGACCTGTGGGTTATTCTCCGATATTTCAATAGGTTAATGGAGTTGATCAAACTAAAAAAAATAATTCTATATTGTATGTACTTTTTGTTTTTGGCTTTTTTTACGCTTTTAATTAAATTTGAACTTAAGTATTCAAATATTGTATCAATAGCAGCGTGGAGTATCATGTTTTTGCCTACTTATAAAGGTAAAAAGCGAAATAAATTAGTATATTCAGTTCTTTTACTTGGGTTTGCTGGTTTTTCACAAATGACTATGTTCATTGTATCCCACAGTAATACACATACTATTTATTCGTACTTTATTCCTCATTTTATTTTTTTTATTATTGTTGAGATTGGTGTAAGATGTCAGACAATAAGAGGGAAGATCCTTGAGCCTAAATTATTGGCATTACTAATATCTATACCCTTATTCAGCTTTATCGCTATGCCATGTATGGTGCTGATTAGTGAGCAAATAAATAATGTATCATTAAAAGAAGAAACGACTATGTTAATACCTATTACCGTTTTGATATTGTATATGAACATTATTGTGTTTTATCTTTATGATACAATTAGTTCTACTTTTGAAGTAAAAAGACAAAAAGATGAGTATGAGCAACAGCTGATATGGCAGCAGAATTATTATGATTCACTTGCAGAAAACCAAGATGCTATTCGGAAAATAAAACATGATATGCAAAATAATCTTCAGGTTGTTTCTAGTTTATTAATTGAGAAAAAAGTGGATGAAGCCGGTAATTATCTAAAGGAACTGCTCTTTGAACAAGCGCAAGTGAAAAATCTGATAATGACAGGAAATGACGCTATTGATACTGTATTAAATATAAAGCTTTCATTAGCTCAAAAATATAGTATTAAAGTTGAAAAAGATATTAACATTCCAGCGGGGTTGCCAATTCCATATCACCATTGCGTTAGGCTCTTTGGAAATTTATTGGATAATGCAATTAATGCTTTAAAGGATCAAGAAGAGATCGAAAAAACTATAAAATGGTTTATGTTTTTTAAGGGGAATGCACTTATAATACAGATTTCGAATCTATATAAAGATAAACCTGTAAAATATAACAGGGACAGCTTCTTGCATGGATTAGGCCTTGATATTGTTAAGACTACAACAGAATTATATAATGGAACATTTGAGGTTGAAGATGATGGCAAAAATTTTACTGTAAATATAATGCTATACCTTGATATTTAG
- a CDS encoding radical SAM/SPASM domain-containing protein, which yields MVIKERFQVDVVRFEVDGIKMIGNNRTGSLIGLTEEGSKMIDDIYSDGEAEITETTEPLYEALKRGNYFKSSIKNNIRMASAYVHITDKCNLHCVGCYSYVVNRNKKTDLTYKEVCHVLDQLADNGVRIIVISGGEPFIREDIEQICQYAKGLDMVVQIITNGTMPHERYLRALPYIDAISVSVDGYQEDVHFIRDEGIMPKVLETVRFLMEHKAKVNLIFTLHRKNAIYMEEYMNLANNMGTMFNFSMLTTSPFDEVFKDYTLRKEESDMVEHFLKHHRAVITDSAMEGESLSCKSRCGAGRFLISVSADGTIYPCHMLHIDDLKLGNIFEKDLQSIVFNEDNPFLNLDINNIEGCSECKYGNFCGGGCRARSYLASGSIYAKADICEVSYHTLDKKFSSLKAAYGL from the coding sequence ATGGTAATCAAAGAACGATTTCAGGTTGATGTTGTTCGGTTTGAAGTTGATGGGATTAAGATGATTGGGAATAATCGTACTGGATCACTGATTGGACTAACCGAAGAAGGCAGTAAAATGATAGATGATATTTATAGTGATGGAGAAGCAGAAATTACAGAGACGACAGAACCCTTATATGAAGCATTGAAGAGAGGTAATTATTTTAAAAGTTCAATTAAGAACAATATAAGAATGGCATCTGCGTATGTGCATATAACAGATAAATGTAATCTTCATTGTGTAGGATGTTATTCTTATGTCGTAAATCGAAACAAGAAGACAGATCTTACATATAAAGAGGTTTGCCATGTGCTGGATCAACTGGCAGATAATGGTGTGAGAATTATTGTGATATCCGGGGGTGAGCCATTTATACGAGAAGATATTGAACAGATTTGCCAGTATGCAAAAGGGTTGGATATGGTTGTGCAGATTATTACGAATGGAACTATGCCACATGAAAGATACCTTAGAGCACTTCCATATATTGATGCAATCAGCGTATCGGTAGATGGTTACCAAGAGGATGTGCACTTTATAAGAGACGAAGGTATTATGCCAAAGGTCTTAGAAACCGTAAGGTTTTTGATGGAGCATAAAGCCAAAGTAAATTTGATATTTACTCTTCATAGAAAAAATGCAATATATATGGAAGAGTATATGAATTTAGCAAATAATATGGGAACAATGTTCAACTTCAGTATGTTGACCACCTCCCCGTTTGATGAAGTGTTTAAAGATTATACCTTGAGAAAGGAAGAGTCTGATATGGTCGAACACTTCTTAAAACATCATCGAGCCGTTATTACTGATTCGGCAATGGAAGGTGAGAGTTTATCGTGTAAATCCAGATGTGGTGCTGGAAGGTTTCTTATAAGTGTAAGCGCTGATGGAACGATATACCCCTGTCATATGTTACATATAGATGATTTAAAACTTGGAAACATCTTTGAGAAAGATCTGCAAAGTATAGTGTTTAATGAAGATAATCCCTTTTTGAATTTGGATATTAATAATATAGAAGGATGTAGTGAATGCAAGTATGGTAATTTCTGCGGCGGTGGGTGCAGGGCTAGAAGCTATTTAGCATCTGGAAGTATATATGCGAAAGCAGATATTTGTGAAGTGAGTTACCATACATTGGATAAAAAATTCAGTAGTTTGAAAGCAGCATACGGTCTGTAG
- a CDS encoding sensor histidine kinase — translation MINKIRHRFILFTMLIISIVLGFVILLVSLGSKSAQPIHRLFISAFVIILIVCAASILLANTAIKPIKKSWQQQLDFTADASHELRTPLAIIQSNLEIIMENQYETVESQEKWLNNVLYETKRMAKLVDDLMTLSRADSKQLNLQFAEFPMDLILNERINSFSAIAKANDIHIESDITPNLTFNGDVNRITQLFTILFDNGVKYMGRPGTIHVSAYLSGKHIHVDIKDDGVGIPAEEVEKVFYRFYRLEKSRTHTQPGSGLGLSIAKWIVEAHNGKISVHSDINLGFEVSIVF, via the coding sequence ATGATAAATAAAATAAGACATCGTTTCATTCTGTTTACTATGCTCATAATCAGCATTGTTTTAGGATTTGTAATCCTTCTTGTTTCCTTAGGCTCCAAAAGCGCGCAGCCTATCCACCGGCTGTTTATATCAGCCTTCGTAATTATTCTGATTGTATGCGCTGCCAGCATACTTTTAGCCAATACCGCAATCAAGCCGATTAAAAAATCATGGCAACAGCAGCTTGATTTTACCGCCGATGCCTCTCATGAACTGAGAACACCGCTTGCCATTATTCAATCCAATCTTGAAATTATTATGGAGAATCAGTATGAAACTGTGGAAAGTCAGGAAAAATGGTTGAATAATGTACTCTACGAAACGAAGCGCATGGCAAAGCTGGTAGATGATCTTATGACCTTATCGCGTGCAGACTCCAAACAGCTTAACCTGCAATTTGCTGAGTTCCCGATGGATCTGATCCTCAACGAACGAATTAATTCCTTTTCGGCAATTGCCAAGGCCAATGATATCCATATAGAAAGTGATATTACTCCGAACCTTACCTTTAACGGTGATGTAAACCGTATCACACAATTATTCACCATTCTTTTTGACAATGGTGTGAAGTATATGGGACGTCCGGGAACCATCCATGTATCAGCGTATTTATCCGGAAAGCATATCCATGTGGACATAAAGGATGACGGGGTAGGAATTCCCGCCGAGGAAGTAGAGAAGGTGTTCTATCGTTTTTATCGTCTTGAAAAATCCAGAACCCATACACAGCCGGGCTCCGGCCTCGGCTTATCGATTGCCAAATGGATTGTTGAGGCTCATAATGGAAAAATATCCGTTCATAGTGACATTAATCTAGGTTTTGAGGTATCGATTGTATTCTGA
- a CDS encoding response regulator transcription factor, which translates to MRVLIVEDEIALADALQYILLKNGYQVDVVNNGIDGEAYACSGIYDVIVLDRMLPGREGVEILKAIRNTKLKTPTMFLTAKDSIDDRVEGLDAGADDYLIKPFSNKEFLARVKALSRRSETLTIGEALTISDTKLYIHKCIYEIDGKQISLTKTETQLLELFIRNRNQVLTKEQILERIWGFDNEVEIANVELYIYYLRKKIDFSSSDIELKTVRGVGYTLLERISLKG; encoded by the coding sequence ATGCGGGTATTAATTGTTGAAGATGAGATCGCACTGGCAGATGCTCTGCAATATATCTTGCTGAAGAATGGATATCAGGTCGATGTAGTCAATAATGGTATCGACGGAGAAGCCTATGCCTGTTCCGGTATTTATGATGTGATTGTATTAGATCGCATGCTTCCCGGAAGAGAGGGTGTCGAAATCCTAAAGGCTATTCGTAATACAAAGCTGAAAACACCAACCATGTTCTTAACTGCCAAGGATTCCATTGATGATCGCGTGGAGGGACTGGATGCAGGAGCTGATGATTACTTAATTAAACCTTTCTCCAACAAAGAATTCTTAGCCCGCGTCAAGGCTCTATCAAGACGAAGTGAAACCCTCACCATAGGGGAAGCACTTACGATATCCGATACAAAGCTTTATATTCATAAGTGTATTTATGAAATTGATGGAAAGCAGATATCCTTAACGAAAACAGAAACGCAGCTATTAGAGTTATTTATACGAAATAGAAACCAGGTACTCACAAAGGAGCAGATTCTTGAGAGAATCTGGGGCTTTGACAATGAAGTAGAAATCGCAAATGTAGAGCTTTACATCTACTACTTAAGGAAAAAAATAGATTTCTCAAGCTCAGACATAGAATTAAAGACGGTAAGAGGTGTTGGATACACTTTGCTTGAACGTATCTCATTGAAAGGATAA
- a CDS encoding ABC transporter ATP-binding protein produces MVEFRNVSKVYGQGEGKRIVLDNVTINVQTGEYVWITGKSGSGKSTLLNMISGIDKSDSGYLYVNDLNVNGLSEEEMCSWRGANVGIVFQFFQLLPTLTVLENVLLPMNIAKVIPRKERAARAKELLKMVGLEGHENKYPAMLSGGEQQRVAIARALANDADLIIADEPTGNLDSRSSEDILKIFQELNQRGKTILMVTHEREIHEGVTRNIVIQDGRIIADKLIVRCV; encoded by the coding sequence ATGGTAGAGTTTAGAAATGTAAGTAAGGTATATGGCCAAGGTGAAGGTAAGAGGATTGTACTGGATAATGTGACGATTAATGTTCAAACCGGAGAGTATGTATGGATCACAGGTAAATCGGGAAGTGGTAAATCAACTCTATTGAATATGATAAGTGGGATTGATAAATCAGATAGCGGTTATCTGTATGTGAATGATCTTAATGTGAATGGCTTATCTGAAGAAGAGATGTGTAGTTGGAGAGGGGCTAATGTGGGAATCGTGTTTCAATTCTTTCAGCTGCTACCAACCCTGACTGTGTTAGAGAACGTCTTATTGCCAATGAATATTGCCAAAGTAATTCCCAGGAAGGAGCGGGCTGCAAGAGCCAAGGAATTGTTGAAAATGGTTGGTTTGGAGGGACATGAGAATAAGTACCCTGCCATGCTGTCCGGAGGAGAACAGCAAAGAGTGGCAATCGCCAGGGCATTGGCAAATGACGCGGATTTAATCATTGCCGACGAGCCCACCGGTAATCTGGACTCAAGAAGCTCTGAGGATATCCTGAAGATCTTCCAAGAGCTTAACCAGAGAGGAAAAACAATTCTCATGGTAACCCATGAAAGAGAAATCCATGAGGGAGTTACAAGGAATATTGTTATTCAGGATGGAAGAATTATTGCTGATAAGCTGATCGTGAGGTGTGTCTAG
- a CDS encoding ABC transporter permease, whose product MRGLVKKALKDLISTGKRSMTAFIAMTLGISFFGMMLFSYQIIRREIQQVYRHSNPSSAVVTVQGAEDYKALDELTKRMSESMDYEIKSVQELQIMTGNGDWKPLYLFGIHNIANKEINQINLLEGELPGKEGKALIEEGAIQVANASIEDTVTIKDGMGIESQLLISGSVKDMSVHPPFIHGCVYLYVPIEYMKGANTFLVEILLKENTYEKETIEMVCNDYVSLLKKQGYNVINLEIPKVPGENMHYKEYDSALFLLRIIAFVASLLGSMIMGNLISSIMAAKVREIGILKSIGTKPGQIYKAYLIAFEIILGISFLCSLTIVAFSSDFIARLLMSLGNLIPENTGVPFWDYGLFTMVSMLVPLLLILVPIRRGVKATIKEAFEDYGISYKGVFKNRTWDSKLKLPSTILLASKNLLRKKRTLILNLITLSFGGVVFIVIFTIQFSLKSNLMKYMNSQLYDYQFILGGASNEAETSKMLSKVDTIKEYEIWKITKATYVDGEEEVPYQLIAPQDHSRLFAPIMLEGDWLQYDNNRKVVISEELQKEQKLRLGDPIKLMIEGSMMEGSVGGIVKLFEEKVIFLPQASLSQYVDLNRCYSSVKCKTNKVGFSDRRHYNNLASQLKENGIIMMNDENKKEIADTLFNHYAVTLNTLLMVSLLLVVVAGFGLAASLNTQLDERRNEMAIMKAIGAGNKVIRRITMYESLMLLTLSLAIVGLIGLASALVGCIQFGKLIFDRGIIFDVVSFIKACGIWGILIMGVGLFTTRRCVMGQLRR is encoded by the coding sequence ATGAGAGGATTAGTGAAGAAGGCTCTTAAGGATTTAATCAGTACAGGAAAACGGTCTATGACTGCATTCATTGCCATGACCCTGGGTATTTCGTTTTTTGGAATGATGTTGTTCTCTTATCAGATTATTCGAAGAGAGATCCAACAGGTATATAGACATTCAAATCCGTCATCGGCTGTTGTAACCGTACAGGGAGCAGAGGATTATAAAGCATTAGACGAGTTAACCAAACGAATGTCCGAGAGTATGGATTATGAAATCAAAAGTGTTCAAGAACTGCAAATCATGACAGGAAATGGGGATTGGAAGCCTCTATATTTATTTGGTATTCATAACATAGCTAATAAAGAGATCAACCAGATCAACTTACTGGAGGGGGAACTCCCCGGCAAAGAAGGGAAAGCTCTGATTGAAGAAGGTGCTATCCAGGTTGCAAATGCCTCTATTGAAGATACGGTAACGATAAAAGATGGGATGGGCATTGAGTCTCAGCTACTGATATCAGGGTCGGTGAAGGATATGAGTGTACATCCTCCCTTTATTCATGGCTGCGTGTATTTATATGTGCCCATAGAATATATGAAAGGCGCTAATACCTTTCTGGTTGAAATTCTACTAAAGGAAAATACCTACGAGAAGGAAACGATTGAGATGGTATGCAATGACTATGTCTCTCTCTTAAAGAAGCAGGGATATAACGTAATTAATTTGGAGATACCCAAAGTACCTGGAGAGAACATGCACTATAAGGAATATGATTCGGCCCTGTTCCTTCTAAGAATCATTGCTTTTGTTGCATCCCTGTTAGGAAGTATGATTATGGGTAATCTCATATCCTCTATTATGGCAGCAAAGGTAAGGGAAATCGGTATCCTTAAGTCAATAGGCACAAAACCCGGACAGATATATAAAGCATATCTCATTGCTTTTGAAATTATTTTGGGGATCAGTTTCCTTTGTTCTCTGACTATTGTGGCTTTTTCATCAGATTTTATAGCAAGGCTTTTAATGAGCCTTGGTAATCTGATACCGGAGAATACAGGGGTGCCCTTCTGGGATTATGGGCTGTTTACAATGGTCTCCATGCTGGTGCCGCTTCTTCTGATACTCGTTCCGATTCGAAGGGGAGTGAAGGCTACCATTAAGGAAGCCTTTGAGGATTATGGTATCAGCTATAAAGGGGTCTTTAAGAATCGTACTTGGGATAGTAAGCTGAAGCTTCCCAGTACCATCCTGTTAGCCTCGAAGAATTTACTTCGAAAGAAGCGAACCTTAATCCTGAATCTCATAACTTTAAGCTTTGGTGGTGTGGTCTTCATCGTTATTTTCACAATTCAATTTTCATTAAAATCCAATCTTATGAAATACATGAATTCTCAGCTTTATGATTACCAGTTCATATTAGGGGGAGCATCCAATGAAGCGGAAACCAGCAAAATGCTCTCAAAGGTGGATACAATTAAGGAATATGAGATTTGGAAAATAACAAAGGCTACCTATGTGGATGGAGAGGAAGAAGTACCATATCAACTTATTGCACCACAGGATCATAGCCGCTTATTTGCTCCGATTATGCTGGAGGGGGATTGGCTTCAATATGATAACAATAGGAAGGTGGTCATTAGCGAAGAACTCCAGAAGGAACAGAAGCTGAGGCTTGGTGACCCAATAAAGCTTATGATAGAAGGAAGCATGATGGAAGGCAGTGTGGGTGGAATTGTTAAACTGTTTGAGGAAAAAGTCATATTCCTTCCGCAAGCGAGTCTTTCTCAATATGTGGACTTGAATCGATGTTATAGCAGCGTAAAGTGCAAGACCAATAAAGTCGGATTTAGCGACCGCAGGCATTATAATAATCTGGCATCTCAGTTAAAGGAGAATGGAATTATTATGATGAATGACGAGAACAAAAAGGAGATAGCAGATACGCTTTTCAACCACTATGCGGTAACGCTGAACACACTTTTGATGGTAAGTCTGTTGCTTGTTGTGGTAGCTGGATTTGGACTGGCCGCATCCCTGAATACGCAGCTGGATGAACGAAGAAATGAAATGGCGATCATGAAAGCAATCGGCGCCGGTAATAAAGTCATTAGGAGAATTACTATGTATGAAAGCCTTATGCTGCTTACCCTTAGCCTGGCAATTGTCGGTCTGATAGGTCTGGCCTCGGCCTTAGTAGGCTGTATTCAATTCGGAAAGCTCATATTTGATCGGGGAATCATCTTTGATGTGGTATCCTTTATAAAGGCATGTGGAATATGGGGCATCCTCATAATGGGCGTTGGGTTGTTTACCACCAGACGTTGCGTCATGGGGCAGTTGAGAAGATAA